One window from the genome of Microbulbifer sp. ALW1 encodes:
- the kdsA gene encoding 3-deoxy-8-phosphooctulonate synthase, which translates to MKTIAVGNLQVANDRPFTLFGGMNVLESRDMAMKVAEHYVNVTDKLGIPYVFKASFDKANRSSIHSYRGPGMEEGLKIFEEIKKTFGVPLITDVHEPHQAAPVAEVVDVIQLPAFLARQTDLVAAMAATGAVINVKKPQFMSPPQMKNVVEKFAEGGNEKIILCERGACFGYDNLVVDMLGFRTMIDSTGGAPLIFDVTHSLQMRDPGGAASGGRRSQVTELGRAGLAIGIAGLFLEAHPNPEKALCDGPSALPLEKLEPFLAQMKAVDDLVKNFEPLDTK; encoded by the coding sequence ATGAAAACAATCGCAGTGGGTAACCTGCAGGTTGCCAACGACAGACCGTTCACCCTGTTTGGCGGCATGAACGTGTTGGAATCCCGCGACATGGCCATGAAAGTGGCTGAGCACTATGTCAATGTGACCGATAAACTCGGTATTCCCTACGTTTTCAAAGCCTCTTTCGACAAAGCCAACCGCTCCTCGATCCACTCCTACCGCGGTCCGGGTATGGAAGAGGGATTGAAAATTTTTGAAGAAATCAAAAAAACCTTCGGCGTCCCCCTGATCACCGACGTGCATGAGCCACACCAGGCCGCGCCCGTGGCCGAAGTGGTAGATGTGATCCAGCTGCCCGCATTCCTCGCCCGCCAGACCGACCTGGTTGCCGCTATGGCCGCCACCGGTGCGGTAATCAACGTGAAAAAGCCGCAGTTCATGAGCCCGCCGCAGATGAAAAATGTGGTGGAGAAGTTCGCGGAAGGTGGTAACGAAAAGATCATCCTGTGCGAGCGCGGTGCCTGCTTCGGCTACGACAACCTCGTCGTGGATATGCTCGGCTTCCGCACCATGATCGATTCCACTGGCGGTGCCCCGCTGATCTTCGACGTGACCCACTCGCTGCAGATGCGCGACCCCGGTGGCGCCGCTTCCGGAGGCCGCCGCTCCCAGGTGACAGAGCTCGGACGTGCCGGCCTGGCGATCGGCATCGCCGGCCTATTCCTGGAAGCGCACCCGAACCCGGAAAAAGCCCTGTGCGATGGCCCCAGTGCATTGCCGCTGGAAAAACTGGAGCCGTTCCTGGCACAGATGAAAGCCGTCGACGACCTGGTGAAGAATTTCGAACCGCTGGATACCAAGTAA
- a CDS encoding CTP synthase: MTRYIFVTGGVVSSLGKGIASASLAAILEARGLKVTILKLDPYINVDPGTMSPFQHGEVYVTEDGAETDLDLGHYERFIRTRMSKRNNFTTGRVYETVLRKERRGDYLGGTVQVIPHITDEIKRRVIEGGRDVDVAIVEIGGTVGDIESQPFLESVRQLRVEMGTNRALLIHLSYVPYLGTAGETKTKPTQHSVKELRSIGLQPDILLCRSERAIDDDSRRKIALFTNVEERAVVPLPDAKTIYGVPRMLHGYGLDAIVVEKLQLECEAPDLSEWDAVVDGKLNPQHEIKIAMVGKYMELLDAYKSLIESLVHAGIKNRTKVNIDYINAEDVEGENGLDLIKGADAILVPGGFGERGLEGKLESVRYARENNIPFLGICLGLQSVVIEYARNVLGLEGANSTEFNAKTPHPVIGLITEWIDSEGNIEKRDEKSDLGGTMRLGGQECRLAKDSKAREIYGKDVIVERHRHRYEVNNNYVDRLQQAGLKIGGWSADDTLVEMVELPEHNWFVACQFHPEFTSTPRDGHPLFESFVAAALAHKKS; encoded by the coding sequence ATGACGCGCTATATATTTGTCACTGGCGGCGTGGTTTCCTCATTGGGGAAAGGTATCGCCTCCGCTTCTCTGGCCGCAATCCTCGAAGCCCGTGGCCTCAAAGTCACGATTCTGAAGCTTGACCCTTATATCAACGTTGACCCGGGCACCATGAGCCCCTTCCAGCACGGCGAGGTCTATGTGACCGAAGATGGCGCCGAGACGGATCTGGACCTGGGCCACTATGAGCGCTTCATCCGTACGCGCATGTCCAAGCGCAACAACTTCACCACCGGCCGCGTCTACGAGACCGTACTGCGCAAAGAGCGTCGTGGTGATTACCTGGGCGGTACCGTTCAGGTTATTCCGCATATCACCGACGAGATCAAGCGTCGTGTGATCGAAGGCGGCCGCGATGTGGACGTCGCCATCGTCGAGATCGGCGGCACCGTGGGTGACATCGAATCCCAACCGTTCCTGGAATCCGTACGCCAATTGCGTGTGGAGATGGGCACCAATCGCGCCCTGCTGATTCACCTGAGCTATGTGCCTTACCTGGGCACTGCCGGTGAAACGAAAACCAAGCCCACCCAGCACTCGGTAAAAGAGCTGCGCTCCATTGGCTTGCAGCCGGACATCCTGTTGTGCCGTTCCGAACGCGCCATTGATGATGATTCCCGCCGCAAGATTGCGTTGTTCACCAACGTCGAAGAGCGTGCGGTAGTGCCGCTGCCCGATGCCAAAACCATCTACGGCGTGCCGCGCATGCTGCACGGCTACGGTCTCGATGCCATTGTGGTGGAAAAGCTGCAGCTGGAGTGTGAAGCCCCGGACCTGTCTGAATGGGATGCGGTGGTTGATGGCAAGCTGAACCCGCAGCACGAAATCAAGATTGCCATGGTCGGCAAGTACATGGAGCTGCTGGACGCCTACAAATCCCTGATTGAATCCCTGGTGCACGCGGGCATCAAGAACCGCACCAAGGTCAATATTGATTACATCAACGCCGAAGATGTGGAAGGCGAGAATGGCCTCGACCTGATCAAGGGTGCCGATGCCATTCTGGTTCCTGGCGGTTTCGGTGAACGCGGCTTGGAAGGCAAGCTGGAATCGGTGCGCTACGCCCGTGAAAACAATATCCCCTTCCTGGGCATCTGCCTGGGCCTGCAGTCTGTCGTGATCGAATACGCGCGCAACGTATTGGGACTCGAGGGTGCCAACAGCACCGAGTTCAACGCCAAGACCCCACACCCGGTCATCGGTCTGATTACCGAGTGGATCGACAGTGAAGGCAATATCGAGAAGCGCGATGAAAAATCCGATCTCGGCGGCACCATGCGCCTTGGTGGTCAGGAGTGTCGACTGGCGAAAGACTCCAAAGCCCGGGAAATTTACGGTAAAGACGTCATCGTAGAGCGCCACCGCCATCGCTACGAAGTCAACAACAACTACGTTGACCGCCTGCAGCAGGCCGGCCTGAAAATTGGTGGCTGGTCAGCGGACGACACCCTGGTGGAAATGGTTGAACTGCCCGAGCACAACTGGTTTGTGGCCTGTCAGTTCCACCCGGAATTCACCTCCACCCCGCGTGACGGCCACCCGCTGTTTGAAAGCTTCGTGGCGGCGGCGCTGGCTCACAAGAAATCGTAA
- the tilS gene encoding tRNA lysidine(34) synthetase TilS, with protein sequence MSELSSKLTELLRSSLLRHPSAGKLWLGYSGGLDSAVLLHLLARAGIPVTALYIHHGLSERAAEWQVHCESQALKLGVPFVSREVRVDRSDGGLEQGARNARYLAFEQCMAPGDQILLAHHGDDQAETFFLRLLRGAGVLGLGAMPECRPLGRKRDGRSLLRPLLKATRSELESYAREHGLTWVEDESNADLSIDRNYLRSQVLSSLTERWPLQVRVEQASENLREAADLLSDLASEDLQRCGCRQEPFGHSIDLVNFSALTKARRKNLLRGWLGRVGSVMPEAAHLDEALRQAEAADDAVPEVTLGERVLRRYRDRLFLTPQLQPLNGFDGGEAKWNGKWNGQWDGSGELILPGSWALAPSQGWPVADYQVRFRVGGERAKPRERHHSQTLKKLLQEYGLPPWLRDRVPLVYRGEALVAVGDLFTTPDGPSQPPIWRFLD encoded by the coding sequence ATGTCTGAATTGTCCTCCAAGCTCACCGAACTGCTGCGCAGCAGTTTGCTGCGTCACCCCTCTGCGGGGAAGCTGTGGCTAGGGTATTCCGGTGGGCTGGACTCCGCGGTGCTGTTGCACCTGTTGGCGCGCGCCGGGATCCCGGTCACAGCGCTGTATATTCATCATGGGTTGAGCGAGCGGGCGGCGGAGTGGCAAGTCCACTGCGAATCGCAGGCGCTGAAGCTCGGTGTTCCTTTTGTTTCCCGCGAAGTGCGTGTAGATCGCTCGGACGGCGGTCTGGAGCAGGGCGCGCGGAACGCCCGCTACCTGGCATTCGAGCAGTGTATGGCGCCGGGCGACCAGATCCTGTTGGCCCATCATGGCGATGATCAGGCGGAGACCTTTTTTTTACGATTATTGCGTGGCGCCGGAGTGCTCGGGCTTGGAGCAATGCCCGAGTGTCGGCCCCTTGGGCGTAAGCGTGATGGCAGGAGCCTGTTGCGCCCGTTGTTGAAGGCAACTCGGTCGGAACTGGAGTCTTACGCCCGCGAGCACGGACTGACCTGGGTCGAGGACGAGAGTAACGCGGATCTCTCGATCGACCGAAACTATCTTCGCAGTCAGGTGCTTTCTTCTTTGACGGAACGTTGGCCGCTGCAGGTTCGGGTGGAACAGGCGTCAGAGAATCTACGCGAGGCGGCAGACCTGTTAAGTGATCTGGCAAGTGAAGACCTGCAGCGGTGTGGGTGCCGGCAGGAGCCATTTGGCCACAGTATTGATCTGGTTAACTTCTCTGCGCTTACCAAGGCGCGTCGCAAGAACTTACTGCGCGGTTGGTTGGGGCGGGTAGGTTCCGTTATGCCGGAAGCCGCACATCTGGATGAGGCGCTGCGGCAGGCAGAAGCAGCCGATGATGCCGTGCCTGAAGTAACCCTGGGTGAGCGGGTATTGCGCCGCTATCGCGATCGCTTGTTTCTCACACCACAATTGCAGCCTCTCAACGGGTTTGATGGGGGTGAGGCCAAGTGGAATGGGAAGTGGAATGGCCAGTGGGATGGATCTGGCGAACTGATATTACCGGGGAGCTGGGCGCTGGCACCCAGCCAGGGTTGGCCTGTGGCCGACTACCAGGTCCGCTTCCGTGTCGGTGGCGAACGGGCCAAACCGCGAGAGCGTCATCACTCCCAGACCCTGAAAAAGCTGCTTCAGGAGTATGGTCTTCCTCCCTGGCTGCGGGACCGGGTACCGCTGGTCTACCGGGGCGAGGCCCTGGTGGCAGTGGGCGATCTCTTCACTACACCGGATGGGCCGTCACAGCCGCCAATCTGGCGGTTTTTAGATTGA
- a CDS encoding helix-turn-helix domain-containing protein, with protein sequence MSQVLFNFHDVVLLMTAMQCLFFAVLLLATNTSKQISTYFLAAFLFAHAFIPLHELVLWGAEFKFAVREWLPQVYFLGGFAYYLDGMLLFFCVKSLIFRDFSLRPRDGVHLLPFVFALVYMSAVFFRLPLDERLILINSETLVYGWHYVLVEFLCKGLRVAYCLWSLLLIVKYTQRLKSTHSNVEKVDVTWIRTLVLGFMLVMLMEVVLSIAKMFSLYQHYDLGVFEKIGLTGYYTVFVLVNLLVFTGVRYFASFESLREPEKPRKAAGEQVCNPALAEEIDRKMHEGKLYLQPDVTIDLLAESLQVPTRDLSMIINRHFEVNFYEFINRYRIQEAMRLLRSADGEGKTITDIYLEVGFNSKSVFNTFFKKAAGMTPSQYRRADATPLGA encoded by the coding sequence ATGAGCCAGGTTCTGTTTAATTTTCACGATGTCGTTCTGCTGATGACGGCCATGCAGTGCCTATTTTTTGCGGTGCTGCTGCTGGCTACCAATACCAGCAAACAGATAAGTACCTACTTTCTTGCAGCATTCCTTTTTGCCCACGCCTTTATTCCGTTGCACGAACTGGTGCTTTGGGGCGCCGAGTTCAAATTTGCCGTACGCGAGTGGTTGCCGCAGGTGTATTTCCTCGGTGGTTTCGCCTATTACCTGGATGGCATGTTGCTGTTCTTTTGTGTGAAATCCTTGATCTTCCGCGACTTTTCCCTGCGCCCGCGCGATGGAGTGCACCTGCTACCGTTTGTGTTTGCGCTGGTGTATATGAGTGCTGTGTTCTTCCGTTTACCACTGGATGAACGCCTGATTCTGATCAATAGCGAAACCCTAGTGTACGGCTGGCATTACGTGTTGGTGGAGTTTTTGTGCAAGGGGCTGCGTGTGGCTTACTGCCTGTGGTCGCTGCTGTTGATCGTGAAATACACCCAGCGTCTGAAAAGCACCCACTCCAATGTGGAAAAAGTCGACGTGACCTGGATTCGTACCCTGGTGCTCGGGTTTATGCTGGTGATGCTGATGGAGGTGGTGCTGAGCATCGCCAAGATGTTCAGCCTGTATCAGCATTACGACCTGGGGGTGTTCGAGAAGATCGGACTCACCGGGTACTACACCGTATTCGTACTGGTGAACCTGCTGGTGTTTACCGGTGTGCGCTATTTCGCCAGTTTTGAGTCACTACGCGAGCCGGAAAAGCCGCGCAAAGCCGCGGGTGAGCAGGTGTGCAATCCGGCGCTGGCGGAGGAAATTGATCGCAAGATGCACGAAGGCAAGCTCTATCTTCAGCCGGATGTGACCATCGACCTGCTGGCGGAGAGTTTGCAAGTGCCAACCCGGGATCTGTCGATGATTATCAACCGGCACTTCGAGGTGAACTTTTACGAGTTCATCAATCGCTACCGCATTCAGGAAGCCATGCGCCTGTTGCGGAGTGCCGATGGGGAGGGTAAGACGATTACCGATATCTATTTGGAAGTCGGCTTTAACAGCAAGTCGGTTTTCAATACCTTCTTTAAAAAGGCCGCTGGTATGACACCGTCACAGTACCGACGGGCTGATGCGACTCCTCTGGGTGCCTAG
- a CDS encoding carbohydrate-binding protein, protein MRFNSANRLGSLLILLVLLSSFTAADKAQAQYVHTDGTQIVDGDGNPIHLNGINLGNWLLWEGYLMMGDFNYRTHTQFLNSLANTFGSMAQAKEFEHQWRLNYVTEREIADLKSLGFNTVRVPFHYNLFWENGQLSDHGFQYFDRLIDFCRTHDIYVLLDMHAAPGYQNPGDHSDNIDSNAGQPRDSVKFWDGNNVQIASQVWRHIANRYKNEPVIWGYDLINEPVPQAGREYELLPSLIAMRDAIREVDTNHAIIAGGSWWGSDMQKIDWTDADTQTNTGISTRWDDNLVYQTHHYVFGNTGWIPDLYPRADRTNNMGVPMILGEYGEDTNDIIRQLTDWSVNNIAGQFPWSFKKMSHDRTLWTIAPNSIYSQVVNYINHGGTPPANAYAGMIDFAQNHIGNGASNVSWHQGFYDAIKTSGGSTPPPAGCDTANPQSSERIEAESYCAMSGIQTEDTSDNGGGQNVGWTDSGDWLDYRVNLPESGEYTLTYRVASTANTGQLRLLAGGTQVADTSLPNTGGWQNWQSVSTTASLSAGVQTLRLQVAGPGFNLNWFELAVNGGEEEPVDPTPPPSGDIADGEYQIRNLASGLFLGVANNATSNGGNVIQGGNQSWQVTLLSDGNYRIENSYSGLALDVQDVSSSNGANIQQWEYGGGDNQHWIIEPVSGNQFRILSAMSGKSLDVQDGSTSAGGNIQQWTYHGNDNQLWLFEN, encoded by the coding sequence ATGAGATTTAACTCCGCAAACAGGCTCGGCAGTCTATTGATACTGCTGGTCTTATTGTCCTCGTTTACCGCCGCCGACAAGGCGCAGGCCCAGTATGTCCACACCGACGGAACCCAGATTGTGGACGGTGACGGCAATCCCATTCATCTGAACGGTATCAACCTCGGCAACTGGCTGCTGTGGGAAGGCTACCTGATGATGGGCGACTTCAACTACCGCACCCATACCCAGTTCCTCAATAGCCTCGCCAACACTTTTGGCAGCATGGCACAGGCGAAGGAGTTTGAGCACCAATGGCGGCTCAATTACGTGACCGAGCGGGAGATCGCAGACCTGAAAAGTCTCGGCTTCAACACCGTGCGGGTGCCCTTCCACTACAACCTGTTCTGGGAAAACGGGCAATTGTCGGACCACGGCTTCCAGTACTTCGACCGCCTGATCGACTTCTGCCGCACCCACGACATTTATGTGCTGCTGGATATGCACGCCGCCCCCGGTTACCAGAACCCCGGTGACCACAGCGATAATATCGACTCCAACGCCGGCCAGCCGCGGGATTCGGTGAAATTCTGGGATGGCAACAATGTTCAGATTGCCAGCCAGGTGTGGCGACACATTGCCAACCGCTACAAAAATGAGCCAGTGATCTGGGGTTACGACCTGATCAACGAGCCCGTGCCCCAGGCAGGACGCGAGTACGAGCTGCTGCCATCGCTGATCGCCATGCGCGACGCCATCCGCGAAGTTGATACCAACCACGCGATCATCGCCGGGGGCAGCTGGTGGGGATCGGATATGCAGAAGATCGACTGGACCGATGCCGATACCCAGACCAATACCGGCATCAGCACTCGCTGGGATGACAATCTGGTATACCAGACCCACCACTATGTATTCGGCAATACGGGCTGGATCCCGGACCTGTACCCTCGCGCGGACCGCACCAACAATATGGGCGTTCCAATGATCCTTGGGGAATACGGGGAGGACACAAACGACATCATCCGCCAGCTCACCGATTGGTCCGTCAACAATATCGCCGGCCAATTCCCATGGTCGTTCAAGAAGATGAGCCACGACCGCACCCTGTGGACCATTGCCCCCAACAGCATCTACAGCCAGGTAGTGAACTACATCAATCATGGCGGCACACCGCCGGCCAACGCCTATGCGGGCATGATCGATTTTGCCCAGAACCATATCGGCAACGGCGCGAGCAACGTGAGCTGGCACCAGGGTTTTTACGATGCCATCAAAACTAGTGGTGGCAGCACCCCACCTCCTGCCGGCTGTGATACAGCCAATCCGCAGAGTAGTGAGCGCATCGAAGCAGAGAGCTACTGCGCCATGTCTGGTATCCAAACGGAGGACACCAGCGATAATGGCGGCGGTCAGAATGTCGGTTGGACCGATAGCGGCGACTGGCTCGATTATCGAGTAAACCTGCCCGAAAGTGGTGAATACACACTGACCTACCGCGTTGCCAGCACCGCCAATACCGGGCAATTACGACTACTAGCCGGTGGTACTCAGGTCGCCGACACCAGCCTGCCCAACACCGGTGGCTGGCAGAACTGGCAGTCCGTTTCCACCACCGCGAGCCTGAGCGCTGGCGTCCAGACTCTGCGCCTGCAGGTGGCGGGCCCCGGTTTCAATCTCAACTGGTTTGAGCTGGCAGTGAACGGCGGGGAGGAAGAACCCGTGGACCCCACCCCACCGCCATCTGGCGACATTGCCGATGGCGAATACCAGATCCGCAACCTGGCCAGTGGCCTGTTTCTGGGCGTTGCCAACAATGCCACCAGCAACGGCGGCAATGTGATTCAGGGGGGTAACCAGTCCTGGCAGGTCACCCTGCTCAGCGACGGCAACTACCGGATCGAAAACAGCTACAGCGGACTGGCTCTGGACGTGCAGGATGTGTCCTCCAGCAACGGCGCCAATATCCAACAGTGGGAGTACGGCGGTGGTGACAACCAGCACTGGATCATTGAGCCGGTTTCCGGCAACCAGTTCCGTATCTTGTCCGCCATGAGCGGAAAATCCCTCGATGTTCAGGATGGCTCCACCAGCGCCGGCGGCAATATCCAGCAGTGGACCTATCACGGTAATGACAACCAGCTGTGGCTGTTTGAAAACTAA
- a CDS encoding TonB-dependent receptor has protein sequence MKRLHKPLALSIALVNSGFAFAQEEAQQDAPEETQSAYATTALEEVTVTATKRETNLMETPISITAFSQEKLDREGLTNVKDMAQMVPNMEISMDSSQTAPVVAMRGVRSTNITELGDPSVGLHLDGIYSPRPQGAMALMFDVERVEAMRGPQGTLFGRNSTVGNVNIISKRPDFNEFDASVGIEAGRWNHQQTRGMINIPVSETFALRASFMQETRDSYLDGYYDPNQWDVRYLPEEVQNAPVYTGADEDRSLRQRERWGDGDVQELVKADPSDFYNNSDQYAFRVSALWEPSESLSWMLAYEQFQDNSAGGADTLNCDMAAKRIRKDGDGNYLDADGNISGVPVPGQLGCESVYGPGADDYTVNVSVPGFLDLSIDSVRSNMSWDVSDEIALVYNAGWAEQVRSQHSDQDRGITGWDMSIFFRDATFTSQSHEIQLQSTGSGPLQWIAGAFYFEEDNNMQGGWINSGQNADYWNQPNRTLKSQAFFTQGTYAVTDQLNLTLGVRYTEDTKQDVGGHNMTCNGDTINPQTGEACFPAWDRNAFNQLPPDYFYDPSIYTTVSDNQTKGSWDFTNYRVGLDYIVNDELMVFGYVANGFKSGGIGDVFVQYEQDPLTAEYDLDANGDRIVKQRHQNTYDPEVVTTYELGTKGTYLDGSLNLMATLFYSDYEDMQAASAKGIFPYYVEERDDQSGELTGEITTETQTVFQTANIGSAAIKGLEIEFDWAPIENGRFDGYVTWLDTEITSDFIYHWDFAATDLFEVDHGAATNPDNDAMKVNLKGNELAASPKLSAKLNYTHTFRFNNGFAIVPHLSYFWRDKSYHTFQNVDKHYDAFATETPDAFSDVRPAFHSVNSTLKLEAPDNKWNVEAFVYNLTDQRETYWAGGGDGLIKGPVSMPRFYGVRGNYNF, from the coding sequence ATGAAGAGACTGCACAAGCCTCTGGCGCTCTCCATAGCGCTGGTGAACTCCGGCTTCGCCTTTGCTCAAGAAGAGGCGCAACAAGACGCGCCAGAAGAAACTCAGAGTGCGTACGCCACCACCGCCCTGGAAGAAGTGACCGTCACCGCCACCAAGCGCGAAACCAACCTGATGGAAACCCCGATTTCCATTACCGCCTTTAGCCAGGAAAAACTCGACCGCGAGGGACTGACCAACGTCAAGGACATGGCGCAGATGGTGCCGAACATGGAGATTTCCATGGACTCGTCCCAGACTGCCCCGGTGGTTGCCATGCGCGGCGTGCGCTCCACCAACATCACCGAACTGGGCGATCCTTCCGTAGGCCTGCACCTGGACGGAATTTACTCACCCCGCCCCCAGGGCGCCATGGCGTTGATGTTCGACGTGGAGCGGGTGGAAGCCATGCGCGGCCCCCAGGGCACGCTGTTCGGGCGCAACTCCACCGTGGGTAACGTCAACATCATTTCCAAACGCCCGGACTTCAACGAGTTCGATGCGTCTGTCGGCATCGAGGCCGGCCGCTGGAATCACCAGCAGACCCGCGGCATGATCAATATCCCGGTGAGCGAAACCTTCGCCCTGCGCGCCTCCTTTATGCAGGAAACCCGCGACTCCTATCTCGACGGCTATTACGACCCCAACCAGTGGGACGTGCGCTACCTGCCGGAAGAAGTCCAGAACGCTCCGGTCTATACCGGTGCCGACGAAGACCGCAGCCTGCGCCAGCGCGAACGCTGGGGAGATGGTGACGTGCAGGAGCTGGTAAAAGCCGATCCCTCCGACTTCTACAACAATTCCGACCAGTACGCCTTCCGCGTCAGCGCCCTGTGGGAACCCTCCGAGTCCCTGTCGTGGATGCTGGCCTACGAGCAATTCCAGGATAACAGCGCCGGTGGTGCCGACACCCTCAACTGTGACATGGCGGCGAAGCGCATCCGCAAAGACGGCGACGGCAACTATCTCGATGCCGACGGCAATATCTCCGGTGTGCCGGTGCCCGGCCAGCTGGGTTGTGAAAGCGTGTACGGCCCCGGTGCCGATGACTACACCGTGAACGTCAGTGTGCCCGGGTTCCTCGACCTGAGCATCGACTCGGTGCGCTCCAACATGAGCTGGGACGTCTCTGACGAAATCGCCCTGGTGTACAACGCAGGCTGGGCCGAGCAGGTGCGCTCACAACACTCTGACCAGGACCGCGGTATCACCGGCTGGGATATGTCCATCTTCTTCCGCGATGCGACCTTTACCTCCCAGTCCCACGAGATCCAGCTGCAATCCACCGGTTCCGGCCCGCTGCAGTGGATCGCCGGCGCCTTCTATTTTGAAGAAGACAACAACATGCAGGGTGGCTGGATCAACAGTGGCCAGAATGCGGACTACTGGAACCAGCCCAACCGCACCCTCAAGTCCCAGGCCTTTTTCACCCAGGGTACCTACGCGGTCACCGACCAGCTGAACCTGACCTTGGGTGTACGCTACACCGAAGACACCAAGCAGGATGTGGGCGGCCACAACATGACCTGTAACGGTGACACCATCAATCCGCAAACCGGCGAAGCTTGTTTCCCGGCCTGGGACCGCAATGCGTTTAACCAGTTGCCCCCAGACTACTTCTACGATCCGTCCATTTACACCACCGTCAGCGACAACCAGACCAAGGGCAGCTGGGACTTCACCAACTACCGCGTAGGCCTGGACTACATCGTCAACGACGAACTGATGGTGTTCGGCTACGTGGCCAACGGCTTCAAGTCCGGCGGTATAGGCGACGTCTTTGTGCAATACGAGCAGGACCCGCTCACCGCGGAATACGACCTGGATGCTAATGGCGATCGTATCGTCAAGCAGCGTCACCAGAATACCTACGATCCGGAGGTAGTAACGACGTACGAGCTAGGTACCAAGGGCACCTATCTCGATGGCAGCCTGAACCTGATGGCCACCCTCTTCTACAGCGACTATGAGGATATGCAGGCGGCCTCCGCCAAGGGCATCTTCCCCTATTACGTGGAAGAGCGGGATGACCAGAGCGGTGAACTGACTGGCGAAATCACCACCGAAACCCAGACCGTTTTCCAGACCGCCAACATCGGCAGCGCCGCCATCAAAGGCCTGGAGATCGAGTTTGACTGGGCGCCGATCGAGAACGGTCGCTTCGACGGTTACGTGACCTGGCTGGATACCGAAATCACCAGCGATTTTATCTACCACTGGGATTTCGCCGCCACCGACCTGTTCGAAGTGGATCACGGTGCGGCCACCAATCCAGACAACGACGCCATGAAGGTCAACCTGAAAGGCAACGAGCTGGCGGCGTCACCAAAACTCAGTGCCAAGCTGAACTACACCCATACCTTCCGTTTCAACAACGGCTTCGCGATTGTCCCGCACCTCAGCTACTTCTGGCGCGACAAGTCGTACCACACCTTCCAGAACGTGGATAAACACTACGACGCTTTTGCCACGGAAACCCCCGATGCGTTCAGCGATGTGCGCCCGGCATTCCACAGTGTGAACAGCACTCTCAAGCTGGAAGCGCCGGATAACAAATGGAATGTGGAAGCCTTCGTCTACAACCTCACCGACCAGCGAGAAACCTACTGGGCCGGTGGCGGAGATGGCCTGATCAAGGGCCCGGTTTCCATGCCGCGCTTCTACGGCGTACGCGGTAATTACAACTTCTAA